A window from Vigna angularis cultivar LongXiaoDou No.4 chromosome 7, ASM1680809v1, whole genome shotgun sequence encodes these proteins:
- the LOC108337910 gene encoding protein SMALL AUXIN UP-REGULATED RNA 51: MSMDLKKSNKIREIVRLQQILKKWRRLANSSKATATTNSPTSTSSSSKSMKFLKRTLSLSEREGGSSNVVPKGYLAVCVGEELKRFTIPTEYLGHQAFQILLREAEEEFGFQQTGVLRIPCEVAAFQSILKMVESKGDMFSSQECRLSIEEMLMNYCSENQIAYSHHPQSPLCR; this comes from the coding sequence ATGTCTATGGATCTAAAGAAATCTAACAAGATCAGAGAAATTGTTAGACTTCAACAGATCCTCAAAAAATGGAGAAGGTTAGCCAATTCTTCAAAAGCCACTGCTACCACCAATTCGCCCACTTCCACAAGCAGCAGCAGTAAGAGTATGAAGTTTCTGAAGAGAACCCTTTCCCTATCAGAACGTGAGGGAGGGTCAAGCAATGTTGTTCCAAAAGGGTACCTAGCTGTTTGTGTTGGTGAAGAGCTCAAGAGGTTCACTATACCAACTGAGTATTTGGGTCACCAAGCGTTTCAGATTCTTCTCagagaagcagaagaagaatTTGGCTTTCAACAAACAGGTGTGCTCAGGATTCCTTGTGAAGTTGCTGCTTTTCAGAGTATCTTGAAGATGGTGGAAAGTAAAGGGGACATGTTTTCCTCCCAAGAATGTAGACTCAGCATTGAAGAGATGCTGATGAATTACTGCTCAGAAAACCAGATTGCATATTCTCACCACCCTCAAAGTCCATTATGCAGATAG